Proteins from a genomic interval of Methanobrevibacter sp. TMH8:
- the lysS gene encoding lysine--tRNA ligase gives MKHWIERIADDLKEWNVEKHVIASGTSISGSIHIGNSCDVFIANAIGKQLKEMGEKSETIWIADDHDPLRKVPHPLPESYDKYLGMPYSNIPCPDGCCDSFVEHFEKPLLDVLDDFGIELTPKSGFEMYKDGSYNEYIRIALKKADKIREIFNQYREHPLSEDWLPYNPICDECGRVNTTTSYDYNEENDEISYKCECGHDGTINITSGNGKLTWRVEWAARWKIFGVTCEPFGKDHAASGGSYDVSKVISEEIFDYKAPYPVPYEWITLNGDAMSKSQGVFFTPKQWLEIGPAESLNYFIFRSKPMKHKDFSPNMAFLDFMDQFDKVEKVFFDEEEAPSEKEAKKFKKIYEIAQIHENEGLPFRPPYRFLTVAYQIAGNKPEKIFEILKKNSQLTKSFENKEFGSLTEKELADFNQRIKNVKNWLDKYGPKFVKFQVMKKIPRLELSDDQKTFLGNLANLLEKKEFNSAEELHDEMYEILNSDGLKPQKAFQAIYKMILGQKQGPKAASFILSLDKDFVVKRLRMEE, from the coding sequence ATGAAGCATTGGATAGAAAGAATAGCTGATGATTTAAAAGAATGGAACGTTGAAAAACATGTTATTGCAAGTGGTACATCTATATCTGGATCAATACATATAGGTAATTCCTGTGATGTTTTTATAGCTAACGCTATAGGAAAACAATTAAAAGAAATGGGAGAAAAATCCGAGACTATTTGGATAGCTGATGACCACGACCCTCTTAGGAAAGTTCCACATCCACTACCAGAAAGTTATGATAAATACCTTGGTATGCCTTACTCTAATATACCTTGTCCTGATGGATGCTGTGATTCTTTTGTAGAACACTTTGAAAAACCATTACTTGATGTTCTTGATGATTTTGGAATAGAACTTACTCCAAAATCTGGCTTTGAAATGTATAAAGATGGTAGTTATAATGAATATATTAGAATTGCTCTAAAAAAAGCTGATAAAATTAGAGAAATATTCAATCAATACAGAGAACACCCATTATCTGAAGATTGGTTACCTTACAACCCAATTTGTGATGAATGTGGAAGAGTTAATACTACAACTAGCTATGACTATAATGAAGAAAATGATGAAATTTCATACAAATGTGAATGCGGTCATGATGGCACTATTAACATAACATCAGGAAATGGAAAGCTAACTTGGAGAGTTGAATGGGCAGCTAGATGGAAAATTTTTGGAGTAACTTGTGAACCATTTGGTAAAGACCATGCAGCTAGTGGTGGATCATATGATGTTAGTAAAGTAATATCAGAAGAGATATTTGATTACAAAGCTCCATATCCAGTGCCTTATGAATGGATTACCTTAAATGGAGATGCAATGAGTAAATCCCAAGGTGTTTTCTTTACTCCTAAACAATGGTTAGAAATTGGGCCTGCTGAAAGTCTTAACTACTTTATATTTAGAAGTAAACCAATGAAACACAAAGATTTTTCACCAAATATGGCTTTTCTTGATTTTATGGATCAATTTGACAAAGTTGAAAAGGTTTTCTTTGATGAAGAAGAAGCCCCATCAGAAAAAGAAGCTAAAAAGTTCAAAAAGATTTATGAAATCGCTCAAATTCATGAAAATGAAGGATTACCATTTAGACCACCTTATAGATTCTTAACAGTAGCTTATCAAATAGCTGGAAACAAACCAGAAAAAATATTTGAAATACTAAAGAAAAACTCACAACTAACAAAAAGCTTTGAAAATAAGGAATTTGGAAGCCTTACAGAAAAAGAATTAGCTGATTTCAATCAAAGAATTAAAAATGTGAAAAATTGGTTAGATAAATATGGTCCTAAATTTGTTAAGTTCCAGGTTATGAAGAAAATACCAAGATTAGAGCTATCTGATGATCAAAAGACATTTCTTGGAAATTTAGCTAATTTATTGGAAAAAAAAGAATTTAACTCAGCTGAAGAACTTCATGATGAAATGTATGAAATCCTTAATTCAGATGGTTTAAAACCACAGAAAGCATTCCAAGCTATTTACAAAATGATTCTTGGACAAAAACAAGGACCCAAAGCAGCTTCTTTCATTTTATCCTTAGATAAAGACTTTGTAGTTAAACGATTAAGAATGGAAGAATAA
- a CDS encoding radical SAM protein has translation MKQEYKEIICKSACTKTKPRMPYKWDLNVYRGCEHRCKYCYAIYSHKYLESNYKGAVSSSGANSNKFFNNIYIKTNVVEELDKQLSKPSWKNEMIAIGTVTDSYQSIEKEYGLMREVLEVLIKHKNPTVISTKSDLILRDLDLINELSELNFVNIAVTITSLDKKIQKSIEPNTISSQDRLKVLDIVRSQTNASTGLHFMPIIPHLTDSYEHIDSMFKNAEERDIHTILTAPLNLYGKTRGFFLNFIKKDFPELYDDIFHMYEKGRVDRTYSRELFTKIKKIRTNYNIETNYIKIIKEKLVDYSEKENLKQSTLFDY, from the coding sequence ATGAAACAAGAATATAAAGAAATTATCTGTAAAAGTGCATGTACAAAAACTAAACCTCGTATGCCTTATAAATGGGATTTGAATGTTTATAGGGGTTGTGAACACAGGTGTAAATATTGTTATGCTATATATTCTCATAAATACCTTGAATCTAACTATAAAGGAGCTGTTAGTTCAAGTGGAGCAAATTCTAATAAATTTTTTAATAATATCTATATAAAAACTAATGTGGTAGAAGAATTAGATAAACAGCTATCTAAACCATCTTGGAAAAATGAAATGATAGCTATTGGTACTGTTACAGATAGTTATCAGTCAATTGAAAAAGAATATGGATTAATGAGAGAAGTTTTAGAGGTTCTCATAAAACATAAGAATCCAACTGTTATTTCTACTAAATCGGATCTTATTCTTCGTGATTTAGATTTGATTAATGAATTATCAGAGTTAAATTTTGTTAATATAGCTGTAACCATCACTTCACTTGATAAAAAGATTCAAAAATCTATTGAACCAAATACAATAAGTTCACAAGATAGGTTGAAAGTGTTGGATATAGTTAGATCTCAAACCAATGCATCAACAGGACTCCATTTCATGCCAATAATTCCTCATTTAACTGATAGCTATGAACACATTGATTCAATGTTTAAAAATGCAGAAGAACGCGATATTCACACTATATTAACTGCACCACTCAATCTATATGGTAAAACAAGAGGATTTTTTCTTAATTTCATAAAAAAAGATTTTCCAGAACTTTATGATGATATTTTTCATATGTATGAAAAGGGTAGAGTTGATAGAACTTATAGTAGAGAATTATTTACTAAAATAAAAAAAATTAGAACTAATTATAACATTGAAACTAATTATATTAAAATAATTAAAGAAAAATTAGTAGACTATTCTGAAAAAGAGAATTTAAAACAATCTACTTTATTTGATTATTGA
- a CDS encoding VOC family protein has product MKYDNFFVPIDDMEKAMDYYGNVLGLKLKFNFQDKGMVSYNVGDEEPAIILKDKKIFKDMKLTIWFVVDDVKEEYKKMKKNGIEFISEPFEIGTGTSAEFEDPFGNRFGITDYKK; this is encoded by the coding sequence ATGAAATATGATAATTTTTTCGTTCCAATCGATGATATGGAAAAAGCAATGGATTATTATGGAAATGTATTGGGGTTAAAACTAAAATTTAACTTTCAAGATAAAGGGATGGTATCTTATAATGTTGGTGATGAGGAACCAGCAATTATTTTAAAAGATAAAAAAATATTTAAAGATATGAAACTTACTATTTGGTTTGTTGTGGATGATGTTAAAGAAGAATATAAAAAGATGAAGAAAAATGGAATAGAATTTATTTCTGAACCTTTCGAGATTGGAACTGGAACATCAGCAGAATTTGAAGATCCATTTGGAAACAGATTTGGTATAACAGATTATAAAAAATAA
- a CDS encoding SprT family zinc-dependent metalloprotease, producing MDNMREYKLTRSKRKTIAIRVNEDSSLEVKAPLYLSREKINNFVNSKEKWIAKNTKEISEKYQLKKEFNVNFNDYIILRGKKAYIRPIKGNNASYDEEKGIFYIPEIATTDQIKELIIEFYKLISKSYIPSRIRYFSKKMNVTPTAIRITSAKTRWGSCSGKNSVNFSWKLIMADDKTIDYVIIHELAHIKQHNHSNKFWNIVESMMPDYKEQKEELKILGEKLSKENWELNKKK from the coding sequence ATGGATAATATGAGAGAATATAAGCTAACTCGTTCAAAAAGGAAAACAATTGCAATTAGAGTAAATGAAGATAGTAGCTTAGAAGTAAAGGCACCTCTTTATTTATCGAGAGAAAAAATAAACAACTTTGTTAATTCAAAAGAAAAATGGATAGCTAAAAACACCAAAGAAATTTCAGAAAAATATCAGCTGAAAAAAGAGTTTAATGTTAATTTTAATGATTATATTATATTACGTGGTAAAAAAGCGTATATTCGCCCTATAAAAGGAAATAATGCCAGTTATGATGAAGAAAAAGGAATATTTTATATTCCTGAGATAGCTACTACTGATCAAATTAAAGAACTGATAATTGAATTCTATAAATTAATATCCAAATCCTATATTCCTTCTAGAATCAGATATTTTTCTAAAAAAATGAATGTAACCCCAACAGCTATTAGGATAACAAGTGCAAAAACAAGGTGGGGAAGTTGTAGTGGGAAAAATAGTGTTAATTTTTCATGGAAGTTAATTATGGCAGATGATAAAACAATTGACTATGTAATTATCCATGAATTAGCCCATATAAAGCAACACAATCATTCGAATAAATTCTGGAATATTGTAGAATCTATGATGCCAGATTATAAAGAACAAAAAGAAGAATTAAAAATACTTGGTGAAAAACTCAGTAAAGAAAATTGGGAATTAAATAAAAAAAAGTAG
- a CDS encoding GNAT family N-acetyltransferase — MQIRGDIIKFSCICTNEKNQDFLDLSKDLWDEYYENAGDIVDKYKEVNNLEGKHFVILISDENNEYNKNNEYNGPIACGSFKELFNDTVEIKRVFVKKSYRNMGLATFIMEILEKEAKMQNYYFSILVTGVNNIPSQSLYKKLGYKLTEGFGIYKGDPDSFCFKKEL, encoded by the coding sequence ATTCAAATTAGGGGAGATATCATTAAATTCAGTTGTATTTGCACAAATGAAAAGAATCAAGATTTTCTTGATTTATCTAAAGATCTTTGGGATGAATATTATGAAAATGCTGGAGATATTGTAGACAAATATAAAGAAGTGAATAACCTCGAAGGAAAACACTTTGTAATACTTATTTCTGATGAAAATAATGAATATAATAAAAATAATGAATATAATGGTCCAATAGCTTGTGGAAGTTTTAAAGAGCTTTTTAATGATACTGTAGAAATTAAAAGGGTTTTTGTTAAAAAATCATATAGAAATATGGGACTAGCTACTTTTATAATGGAAATATTAGAAAAAGAAGCCAAAATGCAAAATTATTATTTTTCTATATTAGTAACTGGAGTAAATAATATTCCTTCTCAATCCTTATATAAAAAACTAGGATATAAGTTAACTGAAGGTTTTGGGATTTATAAAGGAGATCCAGATTCTTTTTGTTTTAAAAAAGAGTTATAA
- a CDS encoding nucleoside deaminase → MDKMNKIDDNYFMNEAIKEAKKSSNEGGIPIGAVLVKNGEIIGKGHNKLIQNNSAILHGELDAIENANKEGRLTGEDYKKSTLYTTLSPCPMCSGAIILYNIPKVVIGENKTLIGAEELLKNNNVEIISLNNPECKELLEEYIKENPEEWEEELEKVDNNTTTN, encoded by the coding sequence ATGGATAAAATGAATAAAATAGATGATAATTATTTTATGAATGAAGCTATTAAAGAAGCTAAAAAATCTTCAAATGAAGGAGGAATACCTATTGGTGCTGTTTTAGTCAAAAATGGTGAAATTATAGGTAAAGGTCATAATAAACTTATTCAAAATAATTCAGCTATTTTACATGGGGAATTAGATGCTATTGAAAATGCTAATAAAGAAGGCAGGTTAACTGGAGAAGATTATAAAAAATCTACTCTTTATACCACTTTATCTCCCTGTCCTATGTGTTCTGGAGCTATAATTCTCTATAATATCCCAAAGGTTGTTATTGGTGAAAATAAAACTCTTATTGGTGCAGAAGAGCTATTAAAAAATAATAATGTAGAAATAATTAGTCTAAATAATCCTGAGTGTAAAGAGCTTCTTGAGGAATATATTAAGGAAAATCCTGAAGAGTGGGAAGAAGAACTAGAAAAAGTTGATAATAATACTACAACAAACTAA
- a CDS encoding ribbon-helix-helix domain-containing protein, which yields MISIENEGKVKHNKSVATKLTPIEYKEITKLVEAGIYLNSSDFVREAIRDKLKAIKVVKIRDVDYEIAKKEVLGYYRSHLEAYISEVAEDLELDLELVIKITNELKKERRLDEV from the coding sequence ATGATTTCTATTGAAAATGAAGGCAAAGTAAAACACAACAAAAGTGTAGCTACTAAATTAACACCAATAGAATATAAAGAGATAACTAAACTTGTAGAAGCAGGAATATACTTGAATAGTTCAGATTTTGTAAGAGAAGCTATAAGAGATAAGCTCAAAGCTATAAAAGTTGTTAAAATAAGAGATGTTGATTATGAAATTGCTAAAAAAGAAGTTTTGGGATATTATAGATCTCATTTAGAAGCATATATCTCTGAAGTAGCTGAAGATCTTGAATTAGATCTTGAATTAGTGATAAAAATAACCAATGAATTAAAAAAAGAAAGAAGATTAGATGAGGTGTGA
- the trpA gene encoding tryptophan synthase subunit alpha, translating into MSKITEIFKDEKAFIGFLTAGDPSKEKTIEYILAMEEAGADIIEIGIPFSDPIAEGPVIQNANTRALSHGINTDNIFDLVGDVRKKSDVPLAFLTYLNPVFYYGYEKFFKKCKKIGINGIVIPDLPYEEKGEISEIAEKYDVDIISLIAPTSKDRVKMIAKDAKGFIYLVSSMGVTGVRSEIKTNLEDIIDEIKKITDVPVAVGFGINTPEQSKNISKIADGVIVGSAIVKIIEEYGDNSTQYIKEYVAEMKNATKI; encoded by the coding sequence ATGAGTAAAATTACAGAAATTTTTAAGGATGAAAAAGCATTTATTGGATTTTTAACAGCCGGAGATCCTTCAAAAGAAAAAACAATAGAATATATATTAGCTATGGAAGAAGCTGGAGCAGATATTATTGAGATAGGAATTCCTTTTTCAGATCCCATAGCTGAAGGACCAGTAATACAAAATGCTAATACAAGAGCTTTATCTCATGGAATTAATACTGATAATATTTTTGACTTGGTAGGGGATGTTCGAAAGAAATCTGATGTTCCTTTAGCTTTTTTAACTTATTTGAATCCAGTTTTTTATTATGGTTATGAAAAATTCTTTAAAAAATGTAAAAAAATCGGAATCAATGGAATTGTAATTCCTGATTTACCATATGAGGAGAAGGGAGAAATTTCAGAGATTGCAGAAAAATATGATGTAGATATAATATCTCTTATTGCTCCAACTTCAAAAGATCGAGTTAAAATGATAGCTAAAGATGCAAAAGGCTTTATTTACCTTGTTTCATCCATGGGAGTAACTGGTGTTAGAAGTGAGATAAAGACAAATCTTGAAGATATTATTGATGAAATTAAAAAAATTACTGATGTTCCAGTAGCAGTAGGGTTTGGAATAAACACTCCTGAACAATCTAAAAATATATCTAAAATAGCTGATGGTGTAATTGTTGGTAGTGCTATAGTTAAAATTATCGAGGAATATGGAGATAATTCAACTCAATATATAAAAGAGTATGTGGCTGAGATGAAAAATGCTACTAAAATTTAA
- the trpB gene encoding tryptophan synthase subunit beta: protein MYGGQYVPETLMNELLSLGEQYEFYKNDPDFKNELQTLLNEYAGRPSLLYYAQRMTEDLGGAKIYLKREDLNHTGSHKINNVLGQVLLAKKMGKTRIIAETGAGQHGVATATAAAFLDMECEIFMGEEDTKRQALNVYRMELLGAKVNTVYSGTRTLKDAVNETMREWTTRVHDTHYVFGSVMGPHPFPMIVRDFQSVISEEIKEQLYKAESRLPSAVVACVGGGSNAIGSFYNFIDDKDVKLIGCEAGGEGIDTEYHAAALSKGKIGIFHGMKSYFCQGNYGQISPVYSISAGLDYPGIGPEHANLHDTKRAEYVPITDSEAVEGFEYLAKQEGIICAIESAHAIAQAMKMAKTMNKDDIIVVCLSGRGDKDAESIQKYKLAKSRDNDNNYGGEF from the coding sequence ATATATGGTGGGCAATATGTTCCTGAAACACTAATGAATGAATTATTGAGCTTAGGAGAACAATATGAATTTTATAAAAATGATCCTGATTTTAAAAATGAGTTACAAACTTTGCTCAATGAATATGCTGGAAGGCCTTCTCTTTTATATTATGCTCAAAGAATGACTGAAGATTTAGGAGGAGCTAAGATTTATTTAAAACGTGAAGATCTTAACCATACTGGTTCTCATAAAATCAACAATGTTCTAGGTCAAGTTCTTCTAGCTAAAAAAATGGGAAAAACACGAATTATTGCTGAAACTGGTGCTGGTCAACATGGAGTAGCTACAGCTACAGCTGCTGCATTTTTGGACATGGAATGTGAAATTTTCATGGGTGAAGAAGATACTAAACGTCAAGCTCTCAATGTTTATCGTATGGAATTGTTAGGAGCTAAAGTAAATACTGTATATAGTGGAACTAGAACTTTAAAAGACGCTGTAAATGAAACAATGAGAGAATGGACTACAAGAGTTCATGATACTCACTATGTTTTTGGTTCTGTAATGGGTCCACACCCATTTCCAATGATTGTTCGAGATTTTCAAAGTGTTATAAGTGAAGAAATAAAAGAACAACTATATAAAGCTGAATCAAGATTACCTTCTGCTGTTGTTGCATGTGTTGGTGGTGGAAGTAATGCTATTGGTTCATTTTACAACTTTATAGATGATAAAGATGTGAAATTGATTGGATGTGAAGCCGGTGGTGAAGGAATTGATACTGAGTATCATGCAGCAGCTCTTAGTAAAGGAAAAATTGGAATATTTCATGGGATGAAATCTTATTTCTGTCAAGGTAATTATGGTCAAATATCACCTGTTTATTCAATTTCTGCAGGTTTAGATTATCCAGGAATTGGTCCAGAACATGCTAACCTTCATGATACAAAAAGGGCTGAATATGTTCCAATTACGGACAGCGAAGCAGTAGAAGGATTTGAATATCTAGCTAAGCAAGAAGGAATCATTTGTGCAATTGAAAGTGCTCATGCTATAGCTCAAGCTATGAAAATGGCAAAAACAATGAATAAAGATGATATTATTGTAGTTTGTCTTTCTGGAAGAGGAGATAAAGACGCTGAATCCATCCAAAAATATAAATTAGCTAAATCAAGAGACAATGATAATAATTATGGTGGGGAATTCTAA
- the trpC gene encoding indole-3-glycerol phosphate synthase TrpC: MILDEIVEVTKEIVEKKKNNLSLEDLKKELDIKFNHSENSNINSNINSFEKALKSEGMSFICEVKKASPSKGLICEDFDPLKIAKDYESAGASAISVLTEPKFFKGNDNYLFEIANSIDIPILRKDFVVDEYMIYEAKLLGASAILLIVSILDKKELKNFIELAYKLDLCPLVETHTKEELKIAIDAGAKIIGVNNRNLMDFSVDIENTIYIKKYLEKYMSDYKDNGIIFVSESGIKTPKDIKLLNDYDVDGVLIGESLMRSNDKKVAINDLKSLI, encoded by the coding sequence ATGATATTAGATGAAATTGTAGAAGTTACAAAGGAGATTGTTGAAAAAAAGAAAAACAATCTCTCTTTAGAAGATTTAAAAAAAGAATTAGATATCAAATTCAATCATAGTGAAAATTCTAATATTAATTCTAATATTAATTCTTTTGAAAAAGCATTGAAAAGTGAAGGAATGTCTTTTATTTGTGAAGTAAAAAAAGCTTCTCCTTCAAAAGGGTTGATATGTGAAGATTTTGATCCTTTGAAAATAGCTAAAGATTATGAAAGTGCAGGAGCATCAGCTATTTCAGTTTTAACTGAACCTAAGTTTTTCAAAGGAAATGATAATTATCTTTTTGAGATAGCTAATTCTATAGATATTCCAATTCTTAGAAAAGATTTTGTTGTAGATGAATATATGATTTATGAAGCAAAATTATTAGGTGCTTCAGCTATACTTCTTATAGTTTCAATTTTAGATAAAAAAGAATTAAAGAATTTCATTGAATTAGCTTATAAACTAGATCTATGTCCTTTGGTTGAAACTCATACAAAAGAAGAGTTGAAAATAGCTATTGATGCTGGAGCAAAGATTATTGGAGTTAATAATCGAAACTTAATGGATTTTTCTGTTGATATTGAAAATACTATATATATAAAAAAATATTTGGAAAAATATATGTCTGATTATAAAGATAATGGAATTATATTTGTTTCAGAGAGTGGAATAAAAACTCCTAAAGATATAAAACTTCTCAATGATTATGATGTTGATGGTGTATTAATTGGAGAATCTTTAATGAGGAGTAATGATAAAAAAGTAGCTATTAATGATTTAAAATCATTGATTTAA
- the trpD gene encoding anthranilate phosphoribosyltransferase, translating into MIKEAILKLAKSQDISYEMAENSMDEIMQGKASDVQMSSYLTALSMKGETIDEITASVASLRNHCIKLLPDMDVLEIVGTGGDGSNSFNISTVSALVISSGGVPVAKHGNRAASSKCGSADVLESLGVNIELSPEKSKEMLNKIGICFLYAQNYHIAMKYVAPIRRELGIPTIFNILGPLSNPAGANMEVLGVYDESLVLPIAMVIHNLGVKNAMVVYGQDKLDEISISAPTTVCEIKDGKFSQYTLNPEDYGFKMSQKSEIAGGSTKVNAQIALNVLNGEKGPKRDAILLNSAAGLYIGGKVANLEKGISFAEKLIDSGKTNEKLDDFISISNNI; encoded by the coding sequence ATGATAAAAGAAGCTATTTTAAAATTAGCTAAAAGTCAAGATATTTCCTATGAAATGGCAGAAAATTCAATGGATGAGATAATGCAAGGAAAAGCTAGTGATGTTCAAATGAGTTCATATTTAACTGCATTATCTATGAAAGGTGAAACCATAGATGAAATCACTGCTTCAGTTGCATCACTTAGAAATCATTGTATAAAACTACTTCCAGACATGGATGTTTTAGAGATAGTTGGTACTGGTGGTGATGGTTCTAATTCATTTAATATTTCAACTGTTTCAGCACTTGTAATTTCTTCAGGTGGTGTTCCAGTAGCTAAACATGGAAATAGGGCTGCATCTAGTAAATGTGGATCAGCCGATGTTTTAGAATCTTTAGGTGTTAATATTGAATTATCTCCAGAAAAAAGTAAGGAAATGCTTAATAAGATTGGCATATGCTTTTTATATGCTCAAAATTATCACATAGCTATGAAATATGTAGCTCCAATAAGAAGAGAATTGGGGATTCCTACAATATTTAATATTTTAGGTCCTCTTTCAAACCCAGCTGGAGCTAATATGGAAGTTCTTGGTGTTTATGATGAATCTCTTGTTCTTCCTATAGCTATGGTTATTCATAATTTAGGTGTTAAAAATGCTATGGTAGTTTATGGCCAAGATAAATTAGATGAAATTTCAATTTCAGCTCCAACAACTGTTTGTGAAATAAAAGATGGTAAATTTTCACAATATACATTAAATCCTGAAGATTATGGTTTTAAAATGAGTCAAAAATCAGAGATTGCTGGAGGTTCAACTAAAGTAAATGCACAAATAGCTTTAAATGTTTTAAATGGTGAAAAAGGCCCTAAAAGAGATGCAATTCTCCTTAATTCTGCAGCTGGATTGTACATTGGTGGAAAAGTAGCTAATTTAGAAAAAGGAATATCATTTGCCGAAAAACTCATTGATAGTGGTAAAACAAATGAAAAATTAGATGATTTTATTAGTATTTCTAATAATATTTGA
- a CDS encoding aminodeoxychorismate/anthranilate synthase component II, with translation MILLVDNYDSFSYNLYQMIGEINSDIKVIRNDELELSEIRDLNPDSIVISPGPGRPIDAGFSIDIVKEFYKDIPILGICLGHQCIYEAFGGEVSYSKKLVHGKTSNIEIDNYNSLFSNLNNEIIVGRYHSLSGIESSIPNDISLIAKSKDDDEIMAIVHKNYNVYGLQFHPESILTPDGSIILKNFLEIAKS, from the coding sequence ATGATTTTACTTGTAGACAATTATGATAGCTTTTCATATAACCTTTATCAAATGATAGGTGAAATAAACTCTGATATAAAGGTAATAAGAAATGATGAGTTAGAACTATCTGAAATTCGCGATTTAAATCCCGATTCAATAGTTATATCTCCTGGTCCTGGAAGACCAATTGATGCAGGATTTTCAATAGATATTGTAAAAGAATTTTATAAAGATATTCCTATTTTGGGAATCTGTTTAGGTCATCAATGTATTTATGAAGCTTTTGGAGGAGAAGTTAGCTATTCAAAAAAATTAGTTCATGGTAAAACTTCTAATATAGAGATAGATAATTATAATTCATTATTTTCAAATTTAAATAATGAAATTATTGTAGGGAGGTATCATTCACTTTCTGGAATAGAAAGTTCAATACCTAATGATATTTCTTTAATTGCTAAATCAAAAGATGATGATGAAATAATGGCTATAGTTCATAAAAATTATAATGTCTATGGTCTTCAATTTCATCCAGAATCAATACTAACTCCAGATGGATCTATTATTCTAAAAAACTTTTTAGAAATAGCTAAATCTTAA